The window ACCCCCCAGGAAAGTGGGGGATCCGCTTTCTGGGGCAGGGAGGCCATGGGGGTGGGGTTCCCGGGCCGGGCCCCACCTCCAGCCCGTGGTCCTTGGCGCGCGGGGCGCCCATCTCCACCGCGACCAGCTGCTCGAGCGTCAGGCGCTTGGCGTAGAAGTGGGCCACGATGCGCGCCCCGGGCCCCGCGTGCGAGCTGCGGTAGTCGGCGCGCTCCACGCGGAAGTCGGCCGCGGCCTCGCCCAGCTCCTCGGTCAGCTCGCGGTTCAGCCCGGCCTCCAGACCGCCGTCCTGCACGCTGACGAAGCCGCCGGGGAAGCCGAGGCGCCCATCAAAGCGCATCTGCATCTGCGGGAGAGGAAGCGGGGTGGCCCGGGCGCCCGGCCGGCGTCCCcggggacgggggcgggggaggggcgagggaggggcggggggcgggggaggggcggggcgccCCCTCTCACCAGGACTGCGTAGCGGAGCGGGATGCGGCCGAACAGCCTCCGGGGGTCCGGCGCGTATAACAGCGCGTGGCACGCGTGCCGCCAGCCAGACCCCAGCACCAGggcctcctccagctccagctTGCGGATCCCGGCCATGGTCCCACGCTGTCCCCGCCGCCGTCCCGAGGGCCCAAGGGGGCAGGCGGACCCGGCGGCAGCCAATCGGGGCGGGGCTTGCAGGCCCGGGGAGCCGGCGATGGCCGCGGGACTCCGGGGAACCGAAAGCCTCGTCCGGGTTGGGctccgggcggggcggggcggaggcggCGTTCCCGGCGTCGCTGGCGGGGAGCCAGGCGGGGAAGTCGGGCTTCCGTCGCAGTGCGGGCGTGCGGCGCTCTGGAGCCGCCGGGTGGCGGGGCGGGCAGCCTGGGGCcgaggcctggggctggaggcagCCCGGGAGCGTCAGGGAACCGCAGCTGGTTTGGTTCAGGTGGCACACGGGGcccggggctggggccggggctaGGAAGGACTGAGGCCGAGATGGCTTCGGAGACTTGGCCTGTCCTTGGGCAGCGGGGATGGGAAGGAGCGACGGGTGCAACAGCTGCCCCGCGTGgcggagtggggggcggggcgggcggctgAGTGGCTGGTTGAATGTCGCAGGAGAGTTGTGCTAGGGTGAGGTCAGAGTTTATGGCCAGGGGGCATGGCGGCGTCAGTTTTTGAGATGGGCGATCATAGGACAGGGGTGATCAACAAGTGTATTCTAGACAGAAATTGGGGGTGGCGATAGGCAGCGGATAGGACAGGTAGGATAGGATAGGATTGATGCGATTTTCAGGGGAAGGGTAAGTGAGGTAAGAGCTGTGGGTGCGAGCTGTGCTCACAGGAAGGGTCCGAGGTAGAAGTGCCTAAGGCTTTCCAGACTTTACCCATACACACCAGACCCCTGAGCTGTGAAGGAAGGTGGGGAACAGCCCATTCCCACGGCAGGGGGCTACTAGTGCCTGATGCTGAGGAACAGGGATTCAGAATCCCTCACCCCAGGCCAGGCCTTCCCCACCTTTCACAGGCCCTGTGCAGATAGCCCCTACACCCTGAGTCAATATTTTACTGtacaaaggaagggaggaggcagcTCCTTGAGAGGGCGTGCGCTTAAAGTCACAACCTGTAAGTGACAGCTCGTGTTAGGAAAGAGCCCACGAACTGTCCAGACACAGGCTTGTGACCTTAGCAAGTCATTTAACTCTCTCAGATCCCCGGTTGCTCATCTTTTAAGTGAAGATGATACCAACCTGTTAGAGATAGTGAAAAgtttaaagcacttagaacagtgcccagcacaaatTTATTGTAGCTATCCTTGGAGTCGAGGGTAGGGGCAGAGTGATGTGTCTTATATTAAAGACCTGTGggttggaatgggagaagatatttgcaaatgacactacaggtaaagaaagggctggtatccaagatctataaagaacttctcaaactcaacacccaaaaaacaaataaggcaaaaagtgggcagaagatatgaaaagacacttctctgaagaagacatgcaaatggctaacagacacatgaaaaaatgttcatcatcattagccatcagggaaatccaaatcaaaaccacattgagataccaccttacaccagttagaatggcaaaaatggacagggaaagaagccacaaatgctggagaggttgtggagaaaggggaaccctcttacactgttggtgggaatgcaagttggtacagccactttggaaaacagtgtggaggtccctcaaaaatttaaaaatagagctaccctatgacccagcaattgcactcctgggtatttaccccaaagacacagatgtagtgaaaagaagggccatatgcaccgcaatgttcatagaagcaatgtccgcaatagccaaactgtggaaagagccaagatccccttcaacagatgaatggataaagaagatgtggtccatatatacaatggaatattactcagccatcagaaaggatgaatacccaacttttacatcaacatggatgggactggaggagattatgctaagtgaaataagtcaagcagagaaagtcaattatcatatggtttcacttatttgtgtaacataaggaatagcatggaggacattaggagaaggaaggggaaaatgggggggggagaattggagggagagatgaaccatgagagactatggactctgagaaacaaacagggtttcagaggggaggggggaggggggattggttagcccggtgatgggtattaaggagggcacgtgctgcatggagcactgggtgttatacgaaaacaatggatcatggatcaccacatcaaaaactaatgatgtgttgtatggtgactaacctaacataataaaattaaaaaaaaaaaaaaaagacctgtggGTTGGAACACAGCCAACATCAGGCCTCAGCATCCCAAGGGGAGAGGGGGTGTCCCTGGCATCATCTTTCCTAGCTTAGTCTTCTGAATAACATGGTAGAGACAGCGTCTACTAGAAGCAGGCTGCTGGATCAAGGTGATGAGACTGTAAGTATGGCACAATTTCATTGGCCTGTTAGAGTTCTAGGGGGCGTGGAAATGGCCCCTGTTGAACGTTGGAATCACCTTGCAAAAAGCTCACAAAAACTGCCAATTCCatggtcccaccccagaccaactggATCAGAATCTCAggtggtgatttttaaatttgtttcaggTAAAGCAACTGGTGCCCCAACCCTTATCCCTAACATTCCAAAGGCCACTTGCTTTCTCTCCTACATGGAAGAAACACTCCCTTCCCAGAGCTTCaggctgtttttctttcctggttgCTGGAGGAGGCTTTTAAAGATGGATTCAGCCATTTCTAAGGCAATGTGGAAAACTCTATGAAACCAAGGCAACAACTATATAAGGACTAATGACTTTGGAAACCAGAACTTTTTCAGTATGAATGAATATGGAAGTCCCCAAgatttcctccctccccagtctTGCCATCTTTTTCCAAACTGCTCTCTGCCTCTGCACTGCTTTCTGCCTCTGCTGGGGGAGGCCAGcctccatccccttcccccattccacCCTCCTGAGGCACAGTTTCCAGAAGTAAAGGCTGGAGGTAGATCGCTGAGCAATGCCATGTCCCTCAAGAGTTACTCCAAGTTCATAATGGtactcaaaaccaaaaataactcGGTGGTCATGGGGTGGGGGACTGggtgaaatggatgaaggggattaagaggtacaaacttctggttacaaaataaataagtcatggagatgaaaagtacaacatagggaatagaGGCAATGGTAGTTTAATAacattgtatgatgacagatggtgaccacacttaccgtggtgagcactgagtaatgtacagacttgtcaaatcactgtgttgtacgcctgaaactaatataacatcggatgtcagctatacttcaatgctaaaaataaaaacaacaaatagggtgcctgggtggctcagtcagttaagcgtccgcgttgggctccctgctcagcagggagcctgcttctccctctccctctgccgctccctctctCNNNNNNNNNNNNNNNNNNNNNNNNNNNNNNNNNNNNNNNNNNNNNNNNNNNNNNNNNNNNNNNNNNNNNNNNNNNNNNNNNNNNNNNNNNNNNNNNNNNNNNNNNNNNNNNNNNNNNNNNNNNNNNNNNNNNNNNNNNNNNNNNNNNNNNNNNNNNNNNNNNNNNNNNNNNNNNNNNNNNNNNNNNNNNNNNNNNNNNNNAACCAGTGGTATCCTAATCCACAGGATAAAATTCAAGCTCTTTAACCTGGCATACAAGATTATTCATGGGTTTAGCCCTACATAGCCAGGTTTGCTGATCCCTTTCTCACACCTTATTCCAGTAATACCAAACTTCTTGATAGTTCCATGAATATACCCAGTTGTTTCCTACCTCTGAGCTTTCATGCTGTTTGATCCTTTCTAGAGAATACGACCCCCCTCCAACCTCTTGTCAACTCTATTCATCTTTCTACTCATTCATCAAATGATTATTGAAAAAATACTGTGTGCCAAGCTGTATGTTAGACTCTGAGAATACTACAGTGAATAAGATCTTGTActgccctggggtgcctgggtggctcagtcagttaagcttctgactcttgatttcggctcaggtcatgatctcagggtcctgggatcaagccccaagctgggctctgagctcagcgaggagtctgcttgagattctctctctccctctgcccctcctcccattctctctctctcgctcactcactctaaaacaaataagtaaatcttaaaaaaaaaaaaaaaaagatcttgtaCTGCCCTCACTGACACAAGAAATTACAAACCTCACCCTCTGTGAAGCCCTCCCCAAGCTGCATCCCCATAGTGGACCCTTGTCTTCCACTTTCCTTGTTCACAGTATGTGTAGTCCTCATCACGGTGCCCTGTAATTATCAGCCTCCCTGACTACACTGGGGGCTCATTAAGACAGGGACGTCATTTTCTGTAATATCTGGCTTATTGTACATGCTTCATAAACATTTGTAGGGAAGAAAGgaacgggggagggggagaaaggcagGATACACATTTAAACCATGGAAATTTCATGTTTTAATGTATCTGCCCTTGGTGAAATGGCCTACATTCTTGGCTATTTCCCCCAGGCCCTGATTTCTGGCCTTTTCtgctctctttttaatttcttctctccctccctctcttaattCCACCAGGGATCACTCAACATCCTGTTCATGACTGGCCTTGTGTCTTATATGCCATGGGAAATTTCAGGGGGGATTTAGGGCTTCAGAAATGAGGTGCCTCCATTTGGGACAACAAACTCAATGTGTGAAAGAAGCACCTAGTGGTGCTCTCTGGTATTGTTACAAAGCTGTGCCTGGTTTGTCCGGGACCCTACCTGGTGATTGAGACCATGTTCCAAATATGTCTCAACATCTGAAACCTCATACAGTGCCTTGAGCCCACCAGACCTCCCTAAATGTCTGATGCAGATGCTGAGGATGAGGCAAAAATACACTACTGCTTCCAGGGAAGCTCAGTAACTCCTGTATACGGTGCCAAATAGCCCAGCACACAGACAGCATCACATAAAGGGGGAAAAGTGTAGAAAGGAGCTATTTTCAGTTTAGCTTAGaggtaaattataattttaataaataaaatttttattttatactttagaaatattttgtttggaCTATAAATTGGTGTGGGGTGCACAGTAAGAATTTCAGAGCTTAAGGACTTTAAAGCtatggttctcaaaatgtggcctGGACCTGAAACATCAGCACTGcttaggaacttgttagaaatacaaattgttGGCCACGCACCAGACCTGCATTTTTATAAGCCCtctaagtgattctgatgcatgttcAAGTgggagaaccactgatctaaagGCTTTAAAATGACctggatgggggcacctgggtggctcagtcgttaagcgtctgccttcggctcgggtcatgatcccagtgtcctgggaccgagccccgcatcgggctccctgctcagcgggaggcctgcttctccctctcccactccccctgctcatgttccctctctcgctgtctctctctgtgtcaaataaataaataaaatcttaaaaaaaaaaatgacctggaTGTATAGAGGAAACTAATATACTCAACTTGGAATTCAAAAGGGTCCCTTTGAATTCAGGATCTCTTGAAGCTACACAAATGCtaactcattcattctctctACTCCCTATTGATACAGGCAGGGAAAATATCACTACCCctgttttaaatagaaataaaactaaatctGGGGTTGGGTTGGGGTCAAACCACTGCACACAATGTTTTCAGGGCTGCAAAGTTAAAATTTGTGCGGTCTGAATAACCAGAAAGGACATTTGCACCTGTTGTTTTTCCTCTCTTGTTGAGGGTTCAGAGAAGCTCTTGAAAATATTTGTGGGAGATACTTAACAGCTTAACTGCTCCATAAGCAATCGGACATTTCCAAAATGCATAGGCTGATGCTGAATGTAAGTAAAGCCTCACTCAATCCACAGAGGTTTCATTTCTAAGTTACAAGGCTTATACTCTGACACATTTTAGTTTACATTGTCCCTCGGATCCTGTTAATGTTCTGACATATATTAATGCCACAGTGATTCCGGTATCTGTGAATCTCCCCGCAAAATGTAGTTAGAGCAAAACAGGTACTAGCCCCCAAGCGGTCTCATCCCTATAACACTGCACAAGGAGATTTCTTCATGGCTTCTGTGTAATGCTGGAAGCCCAGAGTTCTGAAAGTAATATTCTCATCTGGGATGAGGGTCCCACTGTGAGTACCTCCCCAGACAGATATTTCAAAAGCACGAGCCCCGCCATCTCAGAGTCCGCTAGCCTGCCCCTTAGCTGCTCTCCTTACCTGAACACATCTTAGGCATGTAGCTTTCACCTTGTCTGTCTTCTAAATTGCTCACCATGCATCCATCTGCTTCCTAGCTTCTCAAATGAGCTAACAGCTCCCACCTGCTCCcatctcttctgttctctttgtcCTGTAAGTTTATACAGCTTTGTCCCCTTTCTGTCATTTGAGGGGAGCTCCAGGCAgagataaatgcatttttttattctatgtttctattgctcatttttataaaagcataCAGTCTAAAAGGGAATTTAGATATCATCTCTCCAATCCAgtgttagtttctttttttgcagTGGAATCTATCTTTTTCAAGACACAGCCCTATGTATAAGTCTaatttataaaacagataaaagagtGAAACTATTTTGGTTGAAGCTGGTAAAGGAGCAGGGTGTGCAtctcatttctcttaaaaatatttaaaaatatctgttaaggGCCTCCTCTGCACCAGACACTGTGTCAGACTCTGGAGAAACACAGATGAGCTGTGTTTCTGTTCTCTAGCTGCTCAGAGCCTTGTCGGCTCCTGGAGGTCCCCAAGGAACCCCGTCTGAACCTTACTGATGTAATCCAAGGtctggagaagaaaaatgacttGGCGAAAGGAAGGCCTTCCTGGTCTTCAAATCCATACTTGGGAGTTAAATGTACCCAGTAAGTGTTACTGATGTGCAGTGGAACAGATTGTAGGGCGATGATCAGGAGAAAAAACCCAGGAGCTATGTTTATGACCGAGGCTTCGTACACAGAGACGTGAAATAAGCAACGGAAAGGATATAAACTGTGCATAAATCTCCTAATAAAATAGTGGTGAATGTTTGCACACTTGAGCACTTGATCTTTATTTCTGCCATTCCCTGTGAGGAGATTGCTTTTGGTCATGcagttaaaaactttaaaaacccgaagtcaaatttcaaagaaaaaaatctcagcctGTTTCACCCAGGACCTGTAGGTATATCCTCTGTCCTTCTACCCATGTCAGGTGTGACAATTTATTGTCTACTGCTAGAAGTTTCCACAGTTGGGCTTTTTCagattgaagaaaaagaaggagaaactaAGAAATAGTAAAAGCACAGCTGTCCCATTTATTGAGACGGACAATGCTAAAGAaatttcagctttgtttttcagacCAAATCGCTTCCAGTGACTGGCTGACCTTCAGAGTGATGGTCCTTGCAACTTGACTGAATGCCATCTGTTTCTACAGAAGAGTGAGATAGGAGATTCCTCTTCTGGGGAACCTGGAAAGTCTACTATTATGCGCTGCCAGGCCACCATTTGATCACAATGGACCACTGAATTCCAACCATTTCATCCTTGGAGACTGCCAGTCACTTACAGTAATAAACTTTGAGTTGCCTGGCCCCGGGCCAGACTTCCAACTTCtgttggcctcagtttcctcctgtatAAAATGAAGAGGTTAGACTGAAATATCTGTAAGATTCCTTccaagtggggtgcctgggtggctcagtcggttaagcgtctgccttcagctcaggtcatgatcccagggtcctggaattgagtcccgcattgggctccctgcttctccttctccctctgctgctccccctgcttatgctccctctgtcaaataaataaaatcttaaaaagaaaagattcctcCCAAGCTTTCTACTCCTCAGATATTCCATTAGAATCAGCAGGTAGCAGCACTACATTTTGGAATCTGAAGCAACTTACCTAGAGAGGTGCAACCCAGGACATTTTCCAAACACCCGACCAGTGCTTCAATATCACTGTCCTGTCAAAACAAGAGGAATTTACTTCCATGTATGACAGAAgaatatttattgacataaaaaaTGTCTTGCCACAtttaggcaaaacaaaacaaaaaaatctggtGGCAAAATTATTTGACAGTACGAtcccattaaaaatttttttgcaattgaagtataattaacatactgtgttatattagtctcaggtgtactaacaatgattcaacatttccatacatgactcagtgctcatcaaggtaagtgtaatcttaatccccatcacctatttcatccacccccccacccacctcccttctgacaaccaccagtgTGTTTTCTGTACTTAAGAgcagttttttgtcttttttttctgtttgctcgtttgttttgtttcttaaattccacatatgagtgaaatcatgtggtatttgtctttttctgactttatctttttctcagttagcataatatcctctagggccatccatgttgttgcaaatggcaagatttccttctttttcatggttgagtaatattctattatatatatattctattatatatatattctattatatatatatattctattatatagtgtatatatatatatatatatatatatatatatacaccacatcttctttatccatctgtctattgatggacatttgggctgcttccatatcttggctattgtaagcaatgctgcaataaacataagggtgcatatatcttttcaatgtttttgttttctttgggtaaatacccagtagtggaattactgaatctcatggtaattctgttttcaattttttgaggaacctccatactgttttcacagtggttgtaccaatttgcattcccaccaacagtgcatgaggattcctttttctccatatcctcaccaatatttgttatttcttgtgttttttattttagctgttctgacaggtataaagtaatatctcattgtggttttgatctgcatttctctggtgattagtgatgttgagcatcttttcacgttggccattgtatgtcttttttggaaaactgtctctccaatcctctgcccatttttaaattggattgtttggtttttttggtattgagttgtataatttctttatatattttggatattaaccccttctcagatatatctgcaaagatcttctcctgttcagtagactgcctttttgttttgttgatggtttctttcactgtgcaaaagctttttatcttggtgtagTATGATccaattttttaagagaaaaatacctATATCTATATGTATAGCTATATCTCACTCCTTCCATCTCTATCAATCTATAGATCTATTCCTCTATCTCTCTGATGGGAAGAACATACACtgaaaatgttaatagtggtttTGACTATAAGGTAAGATTATGGAtgatctttattttctcctttgtgtaCTTAtgtcttttctaaattttctataataaacaaatattacttatttaatttacaaaatagtAAATGCTACTTAGAATGGGGAAAAGGGTTTTATTCAATCTATAATCTATTCAATATatcaaaaatcaaatgaatatttttttcctagggaGTGTCTCTACCAGTTCTTCTTTGGAAATGTATGGTCTTCAAGGGGTCATAAATCTAAGAATTGCACTTTTTATTTACCTTAACCCTCAGTAAGAGTCAGATACCCTCATGAGAGCTGGGGGGATCCCAGAACTATATTTGGCAACAAATATTgtctttattacaaaataaatacccGTCCTCTATCCAGGAGGCTGGAAATATCCACAGTAGCATCATAATGATCCGAGAAAATGGAAC of the Halichoerus grypus chromosome 1, mHalGry1.hap1.1, whole genome shotgun sequence genome contains:
- the NUDT16 gene encoding U8 snoRNA-decapping enzyme is translated as MAGIRKLELEEALVLGSGWRHACHALLYAPDPRRLFGRIPLRYAVLMQMRFDGRLGFPGGFVSVQDGGLEAGLNRELTEELGEAAADFRVERADYRSSHAGPGARIVAHFYAKRLTLEQLVAVEMGAPRAKDHGLEVLGLVRVPLYTLRDGVGGLPAFLENSFIGSAKEQLLEALHDLELVEPGSITAWKVSLPR